The following coding sequences lie in one Spinacia oleracea cultivar Varoflay chromosome 1, BTI_SOV_V1, whole genome shotgun sequence genomic window:
- the LOC110774665 gene encoding beta-amyrin 28-monooxygenase, translating to MELFFMCGLVLFLSLSLASFFLFYNHHRTRGYKLPPGKMGWPVVGESFEFFQTGWKGYPEKFIFDRLNKYTPSQVFKTSIVGEKVAVLCGAAGNKFLYSNENKLVQAWWPSSVDKIFPSSTQTSSKEEAKKMRKLLPNFLKPEALHRYIPIMDSIAIRHMESGWEGKDKVEVFPLAKNYTFWLACRLFLSVEDPAHVAKFSEPFNDIAAGIISMPIDLPGTPFNRGIKSSNVVRKELRAIIKQRKLDLADGKASPTQDILSHMLLTCTEDGKFMSEMDIADKILGLLIGGHDTASASCTFVVKFLAELPHIYEGVYKEQMEIANSKKAGELLNWEDIQKMKYSWNVACEVMRLAPPLQGGFREALSDFMYNGFQIPKGWKLYWSANSTHMNPECFPEPKTFDPSRFDGTGPAPYTYVPFGGGPRMCPGKEYARLEILVFMHNVVKRFKWEKMLPDEKVIVNPMPIPEHGLPVRLFPHPRTVAA from the exons ATGGAACTCTTCTTTATGTGTGGGCTAGTCCTTTTCCTCTCCCTATCTCTAGCCTCCTTCTTCCTTTTCTATAACCACCATAGAACCCGGGGGTACAAGCTACCCCCGGGCAAGATGGGGTGGCCGGTGGTGGGCGAGTCATTTGAATTTTTTCAAACCGGGTGGAAAGGTTACCCGGAAAAGTTCATATTTGATAGACTGAACAAGTACACCCCAAGCCAAGTGTTCAAGACTTCCATCGTAGGAGAAAAGGTTGCGGTTTTATGTGGCGCGGCGGGTAACAAGTTCTTGTACTCAAACGAGAACAAGTTAGTACAAGCTTGGTGGCCTAGCTCTGTTGATAAGATCTTTCCTTCTTCTACCCAAACTTCCTCCAAAGAAGAGGCTAAGAAGATGCGGAAACTCCTCCCTAACTTCCTCAAGCCCGAGGCTTTACATAG GTACATACCCATCATGGATAGCATTGCCATCCGGCACATGGAGTCCGGGTGGGAGGGAAAGGACAAGGTAGAAGTCTTCCCTTTGGCTAAGAATTACACCTTCTGGCTGGCTTGCCGACTCTTCTTAAGCGTCGAGGACCCGGCTCATGTAGCCAAGTTCTCCGAACCATTCAACGACATAGCCGCAGGGATCATCTCGATGCCAATCGACCTCCCCGGAACACCCTTCAACCGAGGGATCAAGTCGTCTAACGTCGTAAGGAAAGAGTTGAGGGCCATCATAAAGCAGAGGAAACTTGACTTAGCAGATGGCAAGGCTTCACCTACACAAGATATTCTGTCTCATATGTTGTTGACTTGTACTGAAGATGGCAAGTTTATGAGTGAAATGGATATTGCTGATAAGATTCTGGGACTTCTTATTGGTGGACATGATACTGCTAGTGCTTCTTGTACTTTTGTTGTTAAGTTTCTTGCTGAGCTTCCTCACATATATGAAGGTGTCTACAAAG AGCAAATGGAGATAGCAAATTCAAAAAAAGCAGGAGAACTTCTAAATTGGGAGGACATACAAAAAATGAAATACTCATGGAATGTAGCTTGTGAAGTTATGCGTTTGGCTCCTCCACTTCAAGGTGGTTTCAGGGAAGCCCTTTCTGATTTCATGTATAACGGATTCCAAATCCCCAAGGGCTGGAAG TTATATTGGAGTGCAAATTCAACACATATGAACCCGGAATGCTTCCCGGAGCCCAAGACGTTCGACCCATCGAGGTTCGACGGTACGGGACCAGCACCATACACATACGTCCCCTTCGGAGGAGGACCGAGAATGTGCCCGGGCAAGGAGTATGCAAGGCTAGAGATATTAGTGTTCATGCACAACGTTGTCAAGAGGTTTAAATGGGAAAAAATGCTTCCTGATGAGAAGGTTATTGTCAATCCCATGCCTATCCCAGAACATGGCCTTCCTGTCCGCCTTTTCCCTCATCCTCGAACTGTAGCTGCTTAA